CAGGCGGCAATGTGGGAATGATTAAAGTGGAATACACCGGTGAGTATGATGATAAGGGTGCGCCAACACGTGCCATCGGTGCAGCAGACCGTCAGATCATTAATATTCAACCCAATTTTCTGGGAGGATTCAACACGCGTCTGGCTTATAAAAATGTCGACCTGAATGTGGTGGGAACTTTCCAGAACGGCGGTACACTAATCAGTTCGCTCTATGGTAGCACCGGTTATCTAAACCAGCTAAATACCCGCTCAGGCAACAATGTGAGTGTCGAATACTGGCGTGAAGACCGTACAGATGCCAAATACCCTAAGCCAGGAGGCATACAGAGTGGTGACAATCCCAAATATGGCAGTACCCTTGGCTATTTTGATGCCTCTTATTTAAAGGTGCGCACAATCAGCATGGGGTACAACTTTAAACAGAAATGGGTAGAACGCATGGGGATCGGCCGTCTGCGGGTATATGCGACGGTGGAAAATCCATTTGTCCTCTTCTCGCCCTACAATAAGGAGTCGGGGGGCGATCCAGAACCCAATTCTTATGGAGACGAAAATGTGGCCGTGGGTGGCCTGAGAAGAATCCTTGTGGTGGGTACCAATACGCCAGCAATGAGAAGTTATATTTTGGGATTAAATCTTTCATTTTAAAACATTCAGGCATGAAAACTTTCAATTCAAAACTTATTATAGGACTATGCGTCGGTTCACTCATGCTCGGCATGAATAGCTGCTCCAAATTTTTGGATGAACAGCCTAGGGGAATCTTTACACCGGGTGATTTTAAGACAGCAAATGGGATCAATAACAGTATCGTGGGACTTTATGCCCACCTGCGCAACATATATGGACAGGCGTATTATTACAATGCCTGTCTAACAGGGACAGATGAAGTGACATATGCCCAAAGCGCCGACGAAAATTTTCAGGTAATGGACTTTTCAGGTCTCAGTACCATGACGGCTGTAAATAGCCGGGCGGATGTGGCGTGGCAGGCTGCCTTGCCCAACATCAACATGGCTTCGGGTATCATCGAAAATGCACCGGCGGTAGGTACTTCGCCGGCGATCATTGCCGAAGCGCATTTTTTTCGCGCATTTGACTATTTCCTGCTCGTGCAGACCTTTGGTGGCGTGCCGCTCGACCTGGGTGGAGGCGAACTCAAATATAGTACGTCTGTAGAGCGCAAATCAACACGCAATACCGTGGCTGAGGTGTATACCCGTGCCATCTTTCCCGATCTGCTGCAGGCGATCGGCGATTTGCCGGAAGCACCGCGCTTAAAAGGTGCTGCCACAAAAACTGTGGCCCGCTTGTATCTCGCAAAGGCCTACCTGACCTATGCCTGGTGGCTGGAAAATCCTAAAAATATACCCACTTATCCCGAAACCGCTCGTACGGATCCTGATGGTAAAACCAGTGCATGGTATTTCCAGCAGGCTTACGACATAGCGGTCGGCGCAATAGAAAATCCAGGACCTTTTGCTTTGCAGCCCACGTTCTATGACGTCAATGTCGGAACCAATGACCGGAACAACGAAATCTTGCTCTTTGCCGACCATACCGAGAGCAGTGAGCTGTACAATGGCGGAAGTCTCAGCTATGGAAGTGGCGGTGCACCGGATAACTTTGCGGGCTGGATGATGACCTGGAACTACCCTTCGTTGACGAGTTCGAAAACAACCGCCTGGGCGACAGCCGACCTCGTCAATTCGGTACAACGCGAGGCAGCACAAGCACTGGGACGTCCTTGGACACGGATGGCACCGACCATCAATGTGGTCACCGAAACCTTTGCTGATAAAACCAACGACTCGCGTTACGACGGCACCTTTACAACAGTATACCGGGGCAACTGGGATAAGGCCAATATTAGCAATCCTTCGTTGTTCAATGCCAATAATTTGCCGGTCAAACCAAAGGAAGCGATCTTGACTTTTTTGAATGAAGAACCGCAGACACCCATCAACTACGACAATAAAACCTATAAAAGTAGTATCGGCGCTGGGGTATTGCCGGGTCGGGCCGATTATGTGATCTCTCCAGAGGGCATCAGCCGCCGCGTTTATCCGGGGCTGTGGAAGTTAGGACCTTACCGCACGGACAACGGTAATGGTTTGGGTCAACCTAACGCAGGGAGTACCCGGCCGTTTAATATTGCCAAATTCTCGGAGTTGTATTTTATCGCTGCCGAAGCAGCGGTAAAAGGAGCTACGACCAAAGCAGGTAAAAGTGCTCGGGATCTGGTTAATGTCATCCGCGGTCGTGCGGGGGTATGGCGTTGGGACAACAATGGAAACATGGCCAAGGAAGCCAACCATCGTGACGACATGATCGCAGCAACACCGGCGCAGATCACACTCAGCTACATCCTGGCAGAACGTTCCCGTGAGTTTTATGGCGAGGGCTATCGCTGGTATGATCTTGTACGTACCCAAACCTGGTCTGATATAGCCAAAACCTACCGCATTGCAGGTTCTAATGTTGGCGACCACACAGCGGCGACCTTTACCCGATCCATACAACCTTTTCATTATCTGCGGCCTATTCCGCAGGGGCAGCTGGATGCTATGGATATGTCGGCAGCTGAAAAAGCAGCTTATCAGAATCCCGGTTATAATTAATGGGCGTGCTGCGCCTGCCATCCGCGTACGATGGCAGGCACAACGCCTCTGTCGCTATACTATTCCATCGCATGAAAATAAAAAAAGGAAGATTTTGTGTGGTTCTGCTATCATTAGCATTACTCTTCTGTGCCGGAGTTTCTTCCGCAGCGATACGGCTTCCCGCACTGATTGCGGATCGCATGGTATTGCAGCGTGATACGGAACTGAAAATTTGGGGATGGGCAGACCCCGGTGAAAAAATAACAGTACGTTTCCGGGATAAAAACTATCTGACGGAGACGGATGCTACAGGCAACTGGGCTGTTAGGCTACCCGCACAAAAGGCGGGTGGTCCTTATATGTTACAGGTTAATGAAATTACAGTCCGGGATATCTTGATTGGTGACGTGTGGCTCTGCTCGGGACAATCCAATATGGAGACGCCAATCGCGCGGCTGGTAGAACGGTTTCCCGAGATTGACGCATCCAACAACCATATGATCCGTTATTTCAAGGTCCCAACACAGCACGCGCTAGAAAGCCGAAGCGAAATTTCCGGTGGTGGGCGATGGTGCTCCGCGGTAGCTTCGGAAGTCATGAATTGGACCGCACTGGCTTATTTCTATGCGCAGCAGAGCTATGCACATAACGGCGTACCCGTCGGTATGCTTGTCTCCAGTCTCGGCGGATCTACCATCGAAAGCTGGATCAGCCAAGCGCAGTTAAAGGAATTTCCGAAGCTGCTGCTCGACCGTACAGCACTGGACAGTATGCGCTTGGCTGAACGTGACCAAGGTATCAACGATTGGGTAAAACCCGAATGGGACGATAGCAATTGGCCCACTTTTACGGTACCGGGCTTGTGGCGCGAGCAGCAAGTGGACAGCAAGGGAGTACTGTATTTCAGAAAGTCGTTTGAGTTGCCCGCCGAACTATCAGGTCGATACGGAATGCTCTATTTAGGCACCATGATCGACAGCGACTCGGTATTTGTGAACGGACGTTTTGTGGGGGCCACAGGCTATATGTATCCACCTCGTAAATATGCTGTGCCAGCGGGTATTTTACGTAAAGGTTCCAATCTGGTTACGATACGCCTTCGGTCAAATAGTGGAAACGGCGGATTTGTAGCGGGCAAGTCGTATAAACTGGTCGTAAATGATAAGGAGATCAATTTGGCAGGGCAATGGAAATACCAGGTCGGTATGGATCTGGCGTTATCCAAAAGTTATCGCACGCGACTTAAAAATAAAAATGAGGTCGGGTCGACGCTCTATCATGGAATGATCTACCCATTGAAGGATGTAAAAGTAATTGGTGTCATCTGGTATCAGGGTGAAGCCAATTCAGATGCGCCCCAAGACTACGAACGGTACCTTAAGCTGCTGATCAAAGACTGGCGACTCGCACTAAATCGGCCCCAGCTGCCCTTTTTGCTCGTACAGTTGCCCAACTACATGCCTCAACAAGAACGTCCGTCTGAATCGGGGTGGGCGCGCATACGGGAGGCACAGTTTAAAGTAGCCCAAGAGGTGCCCTATACGGCGCTGACAGTCAACTACGATATTGGTGAATGGAATGATATTCATCCTTTAAATAAAAAGGACTTAGCTGCACGGTTACTGCTAGCCGCCCGAAAGTTGGTGTATGGTGAAAAATTGATCAGCACAGGACCAACTTATCAGCGCATGGAAATCAAAGGGAACAAAATCGAACTCTTTTTTACCAACGTCGGAAGTGGTTTAGCGATCCGAGATGGCAAGGTGCTCAAGCATTTTGCTCTTGCTGGACAAGACGGCCAATTTAGATGGGCGAAAGCGGTTATTAGCGGTCATACGGTTGTTGTAACCCATCCGGATATAACCCATCCTGTAGCGGTACGTTATGCATGGGCCGATAATCCAGCCGATGCGAACCTCGTAAATAAAGAAGATTTATTAGCTTCCCCATTTAGAACAGATAATTGGTAAGCCATACGCGAGCGAACGGGTAAGTCGGATCTAAGCCTGGATGTCGTCATCCATAAATTAATTTATTACGTAACGCATGGTTCATCAAAAAGAAAGACTGGCCTATATATGGGCCAGTCTTTTTTTTTAATAACTTTTAAATCAAGTTGGATTTAGATGTCGCGCATAATTTTAATGTTTTCATGCGCTTCCCGTTGCTGGCTGAGTTGAATCTGAATCAGATTTTTAGCACCAACAGATAACTTATCCGCTTCCTCGAGCGCTTTGGTATATACCTCGCTAAAAGCAGTCTCGCCGCGCTCGCATTGCTGCAATAAATCCTGTAAATCGCCGCGCGACAATTTTGATTTAATCACCATCCATAGCCTAAAAAGTTCGCCACTCAATTTGGTGCGGTCCGTAGCATATTGACCGGCAAGCTCAACCAGCGGAGTAAGTTCAGCGATAAATTTTTCGGACTGCGCGATACGTTCTTTGAACACAGCCTCATGGGCACCTTCGCCCTGCTCATTGGCTAAGTCAATGGCAAGCTCGTAACCTTCGATGCGGTCATTGTTGATCTTAATAAGGTCATTTAAAATATTGGGGTCGTTCTGATTACCTTTCATTTTTTTCGTTATGCTTTTTGTTTCCTTTATATTGTTTTTCTCGCTATACTGGTTTTATTTCTTTGCTGTCTTCTTTCCTGTGTCGTGTTCCTTCCTATCCTGTCTTGCTTCCTATGCTATTTCTAAAGAGGAACACGAAAGGTTAATCATTAGTTTGTCTTTATTTCTTTGATGATAATAAAAAGAGTGGTACTCCTTGATTTTGAGTGTTTTTAATTCCAATGATAGCTGATTGCTTCGTATGCTGAATTTGTATAAAACGTAGGATATTCAAAATTTTCTCATAAAAACAAACGTTCTGCCTCGTTAAAGAGTTTATTTCTTAAAAACACTAAATACAATGGATATAAACAAGGAAAAGAAAAGCAAGCTACAGACGTATTGGACGATATTAAAAAATACCGTATCCGGATTTACGAATGAAGACTCGATGAAATATAGTGCGTCGCTATCGTACTACACCGTTTTTTCCATCGGCCCAATTTTGGTTTTGATGATATCATTGGCCGGAATATTCTATGGAGCCGAAGCAATTCAGGGAAAAGTCTTTGACGAACTGAACGGATTGGTAGGAAACAATGCTGCTAAACAGATCGAAGAGGTCATCCAAAACCTCCAATTATCGGGTAAGTCAAACATCGCGCTGGTCATCAGTATTGTTACCCTAATTATCGGTGCAACGACCGTTTTTGGCGATATGCAGAATTCAATTAATAAAATATGGCACGTGCGGCCAAAACCTAAGAAAGGATGGTTAAAAATGATTCAGGATCGTTTGCTGTCATCGTCGCTTGTGATCGGTTTGGGCTTTTTATTAGTCGTCACATTAATTGTCAATGGAATAATCTTGGCCTTAACGGGACAGTTGCAACGCTATTTCCCAGATATTACTGTCGTGCTGATGAATGTCATCAATTTTGCCATTTCCTTTATTGTTATTGTAGTGCTATTTAGCGTTATTTTTAAAACCTTGCCGGATGTAAAGATCCAATGGAAGACGGTGCGTGCAGGCGCCTTGTTTACGGCGATTTTATTTGTCATCGGTCGCTACCTGATCGGGATTTATTTGGAACGATCAGCAACGCAGGATACCTATGGCGCGGCTGGTTCATTTGTGCTTATTCTGCTTTGGGTATATTATACGGCCGCAATACTTTATTTCGGGGCGATCTTTACGCGGGAATATGCAACGGAGATGGCTATCCCTATTGAACCTTCTGAATTTGCGGTACATGTAGAGACACAGGAGATCGAGCGGAATGTCGATGAGATTCCACCTGCACCGCTGGATGCAGAGGAAACGACAATCGATACAACGGAGCAATAGCACCGAAAAAGAACAGGAATATTTTTAACATTTGATAACATTTTTTTTAAAACGATTAAAGCTGTAGGCTGTTATATCTATAAAAAACGAAAGGAAAATATTATGAGTGAATTAACATGGAAAGGTCGTTGGAACGAAATTAAAGGTAAGGTAAAACAGCAATATGCAGATCTTACAGATGATGATTTACTATACGCAGAAGGTAAAGAAGATGAATTGGTAGGTAAACTTCAAAAGAAAACAGGAAAAACACAAGATGAGGTGAATAGCTGGTTAAACGGCTTGTAGCATCTTGTTTTTTATGGTAAAGGCGGATAACAGCAATGTTATCCGCCTTTTTTATGGACGCTTTCTGTAAAAAAGATAACTGCTTAAAAGACTTACGTTTATAAGAACAGCAAAACTGTTAGAATAGATAATAGTGCTAAAGTTCTACAATAAGCGTCAGCAGCATCAAGGTCGAAAGATCGCCCACATTCTTTTCCTTCAAAGACTTGATTAGCTGCATTAAGCATAGAAATTACGCTTTATAGTCCTCAGCTGCTTGACATCATTCCTTAGAATGGGTAACCGATCGCCAGGTTAAACATTAAATTGTCTTTACGCCATCTAGAACTTCCAAAATCGATATCCTTTAACACCCAGCGTTCACTCTTCGGTAAATAGGGGACGCGGAGTGGAATGGAAAAATC
The genomic region above belongs to Sphingobacterium zeae and contains:
- a CDS encoding sialate O-acetylesterase, which encodes MKIKKGRFCVVLLSLALLFCAGVSSAAIRLPALIADRMVLQRDTELKIWGWADPGEKITVRFRDKNYLTETDATGNWAVRLPAQKAGGPYMLQVNEITVRDILIGDVWLCSGQSNMETPIARLVERFPEIDASNNHMIRYFKVPTQHALESRSEISGGGRWCSAVASEVMNWTALAYFYAQQSYAHNGVPVGMLVSSLGGSTIESWISQAQLKEFPKLLLDRTALDSMRLAERDQGINDWVKPEWDDSNWPTFTVPGLWREQQVDSKGVLYFRKSFELPAELSGRYGMLYLGTMIDSDSVFVNGRFVGATGYMYPPRKYAVPAGILRKGSNLVTIRLRSNSGNGGFVAGKSYKLVVNDKEINLAGQWKYQVGMDLALSKSYRTRLKNKNEVGSTLYHGMIYPLKDVKVIGVIWYQGEANSDAPQDYERYLKLLIKDWRLALNRPQLPFLLVQLPNYMPQQERPSESGWARIREAQFKVAQEVPYTALTVNYDIGEWNDIHPLNKKDLAARLLLAARKLVYGEKLISTGPTYQRMEIKGNKIELFFTNVGSGLAIRDGKVLKHFALAGQDGQFRWAKAVISGHTVVVTHPDITHPVAVRYAWADNPADANLVNKEDLLASPFRTDNW
- a CDS encoding CsbD family protein — translated: MSELTWKGRWNEIKGKVKQQYADLTDDDLLYAEGKEDELVGKLQKKTGKTQDEVNSWLNGL
- a CDS encoding YihY/virulence factor BrkB family protein — translated: MDINKEKKSKLQTYWTILKNTVSGFTNEDSMKYSASLSYYTVFSIGPILVLMISLAGIFYGAEAIQGKVFDELNGLVGNNAAKQIEEVIQNLQLSGKSNIALVISIVTLIIGATTVFGDMQNSINKIWHVRPKPKKGWLKMIQDRLLSSSLVIGLGFLLVVTLIVNGIILALTGQLQRYFPDITVVLMNVINFAISFIVIVVLFSVIFKTLPDVKIQWKTVRAGALFTAILFVIGRYLIGIYLERSATQDTYGAAGSFVLILLWVYYTAAILYFGAIFTREYATEMAIPIEPSEFAVHVETQEIERNVDEIPPAPLDAEETTIDTTEQ
- a CDS encoding RagB/SusD family nutrient uptake outer membrane protein; the protein is MKTFNSKLIIGLCVGSLMLGMNSCSKFLDEQPRGIFTPGDFKTANGINNSIVGLYAHLRNIYGQAYYYNACLTGTDEVTYAQSADENFQVMDFSGLSTMTAVNSRADVAWQAALPNINMASGIIENAPAVGTSPAIIAEAHFFRAFDYFLLVQTFGGVPLDLGGGELKYSTSVERKSTRNTVAEVYTRAIFPDLLQAIGDLPEAPRLKGAATKTVARLYLAKAYLTYAWWLENPKNIPTYPETARTDPDGKTSAWYFQQAYDIAVGAIENPGPFALQPTFYDVNVGTNDRNNEILLFADHTESSELYNGGSLSYGSGGAPDNFAGWMMTWNYPSLTSSKTTAWATADLVNSVQREAAQALGRPWTRMAPTINVVTETFADKTNDSRYDGTFTTVYRGNWDKANISNPSLFNANNLPVKPKEAILTFLNEEPQTPINYDNKTYKSSIGAGVLPGRADYVISPEGISRRVYPGLWKLGPYRTDNGNGLGQPNAGSTRPFNIAKFSELYFIAAEAAVKGATTKAGKSARDLVNVIRGRAGVWRWDNNGNMAKEANHRDDMIAATPAQITLSYILAERSREFYGEGYRWYDLVRTQTWSDIAKTYRIAGSNVGDHTAATFTRSIQPFHYLRPIPQGQLDAMDMSAAEKAAYQNPGYN
- a CDS encoding PA2169 family four-helix-bundle protein, producing the protein MKGNQNDPNILNDLIKINNDRIEGYELAIDLANEQGEGAHEAVFKERIAQSEKFIAELTPLVELAGQYATDRTKLSGELFRLWMVIKSKLSRGDLQDLLQQCERGETAFSEVYTKALEEADKLSVGAKNLIQIQLSQQREAHENIKIMRDI